In Leptotrichia sp. OH3620_COT-345, the DNA window AAAACCGTTTGTTCCGTCACCCTCAATAAGCGCAAGGTCAACAATTTTATTAACAATAGCTTGTGTAAGTTCCGCTACAATCAAGTTGTAAAGTTCAGAATATGACATTTGAAGTCGTTTAACACGTTCAGCAAGTGATTGCAATTTATAAACCATTACAGGTTCAAGAGTATCAATAGTGAGAGCTGCAGCCTGTTCTACTTTTTGTTGTCCGTCTTTGTGGAGATTTGCTTCATTAGCTGAATCAAATGAGCGTGATACGAGCAAAGCGCCGACATTTGTAACACGGAATACTTTGAACACTGGGTTAGTATTTAACAAAACTGTGTTGATTGAATCAACCAATTTACGTGGAAGCTCAAAAGTTTTATCTGTGATAGTTACACCATTTTCAGCAAGTTTTGCGCTCCAAGCGTTTTTAATTTCTGATTTTCCAGAGTTCTTTTTCAATACATCAAAAAATTCTGTTACAGCGTTTTGTGATTCAATAAAGTTTGTCATTTTATCTTTTCCTTTTGGTTTTTCTTCCTGTGCGTTAAGTTCATTCTCAATTTTGATAATTTCAATTGAATTTTCTGAAAGTGTTTTTTCCAATTCTTGTACTTTTGGCAAGTCTTCAATTGCATTT includes these proteins:
- a CDS encoding phage major capsid protein — translated: NAIEDLPKVQELEKTLSENSIEIIKIENELNAQEEKPKGKDKMTNFIESQNAVTEFFDVLKKNSGKSEIKNAWSAKLAENGVTITDKTFELPRKLVDSINTVLLNTNPVFKVFRVTNVGALLVSRSFDSANEANLHKDGQQKVEQAAALTIDTLEPVMVYKLQSLAERVKRLQMSYSELYNLIVAELTQAIVNKIVDLALIEGDGTNGFKSIEKEADVKKIKKITTKAKSAGKTPFADAIEEAVDFVRPTAGRRYLIVKAEDRKALLDELRQATANAHVRIKNDDAEIASEVGVDEIIVYTGSKALKPTVLVDQKYHIDMQDLTKVDAFEWKTNSNMILVETLTSGHVETYNAGAVITVA